Part of the Bacteroidota bacterium genome is shown below.
TTCTGGCCTTTGTTTTTGCCCCCCGTTATTTAGGAGCCAAGGTAATTACGTTACCCGAATTTATGGGAAAACGTTTCGGACAATCAACCCGCAACCTGCTTGCATGGTATTCGTTAATAACCATCCTTATTTCATGGCTGGCCTTGACCCTTTTTGCCGGCGGGATTCTTGTTCATCAGATCTTAAACCTGCCCATGTGGCTGTCAGTAGTTATTCTGGTAGCTATCGCTTCATTTTTCACGATTGCCGGTGGTTTAAAAGCTATTGCATACACCAATGTATTTCAAATGTCTTTGCTTATTGTTGTTTCCTTGGTTCTAACCATCGTGGGAGTAATGAAAGCAGGAGGTCCAATGGCTATGTATGCGAAAACACCACATATGTATTGGAACCTTCTCCGTCCGATGAATGATCCCAACTATCCCTGTTTGGCTATTTTATTGGGTTATCCCATCATGGGTGTGTGGTTCTGGTGTACTGACCAGTCGATGGTTCAATCGGTATTGGGCGCAAAAAACCTTAAACAAGGACAATTGGGTGCCAATTTTATCGGCTGGCTAAAAATCCTGGATGTTGCCCTGTTTATCATCCCCGGTATTGCCTGCTTCATCATCTTTCCCCATCTTAAAAACCCCGATGAAGCATATATGACCATGGTCACCCGGTTGTTCCCGGCAGGTATGACGGGCTTGGTCATGGCTGTGCTGATTGCAGCACTGATCAGCACGGTGGATTCAGCGTTGAACTCTCTGAGCACGGTATTTACAATGGATATTTATGTGAAAAAATACAAACCACAAGCTT
Proteins encoded:
- a CDS encoding sodium:solute symporter — protein: MGNIYQYLKPVDFIIVISYLLILTALGYWVSFVKKKDKNESLFLAGHSLGWTSIGLNMWGTNVGPSMLIASASIGYTTGLVAGNFAWYAFIFIFLLAFVFAPRYLGAKVITLPEFMGKRFGQSTRNLLAWYSLITILISWLALTLFAGGILVHQILNLPMWLSVVILVAIASFFTIAGGLKAIAYTNVFQMSLLIVVSLVLTIVGVMKAGGPMAMYAKTPHMYWNLLRPMNDPNYPCLAILLGYPIMGVWFWCTDQSMVQSVLGAKNLKQGQLGANFIGWLKILDVALFIIPGIACFIIFPHLKNPDEAYMTMVTRLFPAGMTGLVMAVLIAALISTVDSALNSLSTVFTMDIYVKKYKPQASQKEIIKIGRIVSASGALIAVFLTLAIDCIKGLKLFDIFQSVLSFLAPPMSVVFLFGILWKKTTTRAANFTLTGGTMLSIGIGILYLWVFPQAKYHCWPHFLLLSFYIFVVLSILAFLISFFDKKAGDQDKNTLKMENLAKPNKQVWIAWILLIIVMISLYLIFDGH